Proteins from a genomic interval of Sphingobacterium sp. SYP-B4668:
- a CDS encoding zinc dependent phospholipase C family protein, with amino-acid sequence MKAFCIPILLILTWLCCSSWGFYAHKLINQTAVFILPTTLAMFYKTHIQEITERAVDADKRCYVDTLESPRHFIDIDDYQDHDTIPIHWSKAKEKFTERRLLAAGIVPWQISFTYQKLVAAFRDRDMDRIIRHSADLGHYISDAHVPLHTTKNYNGQYSNQIGIHAFWESRLPEMFASSYSLITGKAIFIDDPLSFAWNIVHESNALVDSVLSLEKELTALFSPSQKMSYIVRNNVLTRTYSDQYAGAYHTALNGMVHRRMTQAIHAVGSLWYSAWIEAGQPKLNKIKRQKEVSETTISPPASGRILGREEWH; translated from the coding sequence ATGAAAGCTTTTTGCATACCTATTCTCTTAATACTTACATGGCTATGCTGTAGTTCATGGGGATTTTATGCCCACAAACTGATTAATCAGACCGCGGTATTTATACTGCCCACGACCCTCGCTATGTTTTATAAAACACATATCCAAGAGATTACGGAGCGAGCCGTTGATGCGGATAAAAGATGTTACGTAGACACACTCGAATCACCCCGCCATTTTATAGACATTGATGATTACCAAGATCATGATACGATTCCCATACACTGGAGCAAGGCTAAAGAAAAATTTACAGAACGACGGCTACTAGCAGCAGGCATTGTACCCTGGCAAATATCGTTCACCTATCAAAAGCTGGTCGCTGCCTTTCGAGATCGAGATATGGATCGTATTATCCGCCACTCCGCAGATTTGGGCCACTATATCTCCGATGCACATGTACCATTGCACACCACCAAAAACTATAATGGCCAATACAGTAACCAAATTGGTATCCATGCCTTTTGGGAAAGCAGACTTCCAGAAATGTTTGCATCCTCCTACTCTCTCATAACAGGTAAAGCCATATTCATAGATGACCCCTTATCGTTTGCGTGGAATATAGTCCATGAAAGCAATGCGTTAGTCGACTCTGTACTTTCCTTGGAAAAAGAGCTAACAGCTCTCTTCTCTCCCTCACAAAAAATGTCGTATATAGTTCGAAACAATGTCTTGACACGCACCTATTCAGACCAGTATGCTGGCGCCTATCATACAGCACTGAATGGTATGGTGCATAGGCGTATGACCCAAGCCATACATGCCGTTGGAAGTCTTTGGTATTCGGCTTGGATAGAAGCAGGACAACCAAAACTCAACAAAATAAAAAGACAAAAAGAGGTTTCCGAAACTACTATCAGCCCCCCAGCGTCAGGTCGTATTCTCGGCAGAGAAGAATGGCATTAA
- the thiE gene encoding thiamine phosphate synthase, with protein sequence MKEYSRIQYISSGETVEEQYTNIKKVLEAGVKWVQLRWKKEPTADFLALATQLYELKRLYEFTYIINDHISVAYKVNADGIHLGLDDLSIQQARTLLGPDKIIGGTCNTKDQVLQRTAEGCNYIGLGPCHFTSSKQKLSPILGHQGYASILNALDVPSAIPPIYAIGGISTEDFQPLSVIGVYGVALSSLLTKHPSPHSILQQINLHYNG encoded by the coding sequence ATGAAAGAGTACAGTAGAATACAATATATCTCCTCAGGTGAGACAGTCGAAGAACAGTACACGAACATTAAGAAAGTACTCGAAGCAGGTGTTAAATGGGTACAACTACGATGGAAGAAAGAGCCAACCGCTGACTTTTTAGCGTTAGCCACACAACTGTACGAACTGAAGAGGTTGTACGAGTTTACCTATATCATCAATGATCACATATCCGTTGCATATAAGGTCAATGCTGATGGCATACATCTTGGGCTTGATGATTTAAGCATACAGCAAGCCCGCACACTTCTAGGTCCGGATAAGATAATAGGTGGCACTTGCAATACAAAAGATCAGGTATTGCAACGGACAGCGGAAGGTTGCAACTACATCGGATTAGGTCCTTGTCACTTCACAAGCTCAAAGCAAAAATTAAGCCCTATACTCGGCCATCAAGGCTACGCCTCTATTCTTAATGCGCTAGACGTCCCGTCAGCCATCCCACCCATATACGCTATTGGTGGAATCTCCACAGAAGATTTCCAGCCACTAAGTGTCATTGGCGTATACGGCGTAGCGCTGTCGTCCCTGCTCACCAAGCATCCATCACCTCATTCCATACTTCAGCAAATCAACCTACATTACAATGGATAA
- a CDS encoding thiamine phosphate synthase: MIIITPDIIGNKELELIHAISWNDRLILHLRSSVYKESEIESILRDMDSSIYPFIAIHNHPQLVKKHVLLNRIHLSERHTEWITDIPEDTTWTISTSVHDIHTFNRLHRRFSYAFISPVFPSISKKDYKQTLDFKMDNIKERTNDHTKLIALGGIHSQNIQELITMGYDDVALCGYIWQTQAPSIALERVRFAQSVLEHAND, from the coding sequence ATGATTATCATCACACCAGACATTATCGGCAACAAGGAGCTTGAGCTTATCCATGCCATATCTTGGAATGATAGGCTCATCCTCCACTTGCGATCATCTGTATATAAAGAGAGTGAAATAGAAAGTATTCTTCGCGATATGGATAGCTCCATCTACCCTTTCATCGCTATACACAATCACCCCCAACTTGTTAAGAAACATGTGCTATTGAATCGTATACACCTTTCCGAGCGCCATACAGAATGGATTACCGATATACCAGAGGATACGACATGGACCATCTCGACCTCCGTACACGACATTCATACATTCAATAGACTGCATAGGCGTTTCTCCTACGCCTTCATCAGCCCAGTCTTTCCAAGTATATCCAAAAAAGACTATAAACAAACCTTGGATTTTAAGATGGATAATATCAAAGAGCGGACTAACGACCATACTAAGCTCATTGCATTAGGTGGCATACATAGCCAAAATATACAAGAACTTATTACAATGGGGTATGACGATGTGGCCTTATGTGGCTACATCTGGCAAACTCAAGCACCTTCCATAGCACTGGAAAGGGTACGTTTTGCACAAAGCGTACTAGAACATGCAAACGATTAA
- the trpS gene encoding tryptophan--tRNA ligase, translated as METVVSGIRSTGKLHLGNYYGALSNFVKMQDEYKCFFFIADLHSLTTHPTPHGLQQTVRQVIVEYLAAGIDPEKSTIYVQSDVPEVAELYLYMNMNAYLGELERATSFKDKVRADPNNVNAGLLTYPVLMACDILIHHGTKVPVGKDQEQHLEMTRTFGNRFNRLYEVDYFKEAFAFSYSDKLVKVPGLDGQGKMGKSNGDANCIYLSDSPEIIRKKVMRAVSDGGPTEMNQTKPEAIQNLFDLMKVVSSTDTVAHFDALYNKCEIRYGDFKKQLAEDMIIATDDVRNRIEEISKDDEYIAKVAKMGAEKAGESARQTIKEVRDIIGFKKFY; from the coding sequence ATGGAAACTGTTGTTAGTGGTATCAGAAGTACCGGAAAATTACATTTAGGAAATTATTATGGAGCATTGAGCAACTTCGTCAAAATGCAGGACGAGTACAAATGTTTCTTTTTTATAGCAGATCTTCACTCTTTGACCACGCATCCTACACCTCACGGCCTCCAACAAACAGTGAGGCAAGTAATTGTGGAATACTTGGCCGCCGGCATAGATCCTGAAAAGTCTACTATATATGTGCAGTCTGACGTTCCCGAGGTAGCCGAACTCTATCTTTATATGAATATGAATGCCTATTTGGGCGAACTAGAAAGAGCGACATCGTTCAAGGATAAAGTGCGAGCAGACCCCAACAATGTGAATGCAGGCCTCTTAACCTATCCTGTATTGATGGCATGTGACATTTTAATACATCATGGGACGAAAGTACCTGTAGGTAAGGATCAGGAACAGCATTTAGAGATGACTCGTACTTTTGGCAATCGATTCAACAGACTTTATGAAGTTGACTATTTCAAAGAGGCATTTGCCTTTTCCTACTCCGACAAGCTAGTGAAAGTTCCCGGTCTTGACGGTCAAGGCAAGATGGGAAAATCGAATGGCGATGCAAACTGTATATATCTATCAGATTCACCCGAAATAATTCGCAAGAAGGTCATGCGTGCAGTATCTGACGGAGGTCCTACAGAGATGAACCAGACCAAGCCAGAAGCAATCCAAAACTTGTTCGACTTAATGAAGGTGGTCTCATCCACTGATACTGTAGCGCATTTTGACGCCCTATACAACAAGTGTGAGATTCGTTACGGGGATTTCAAAAAACAACTTGCCGAAGACATGATTATCGCTACAGATGACGTCCGCAATCGTATTGAAGAAATTTCTAAAGACGATGAATACATTGCCAAAGTTGCGAAAATGGGCGCTGAAAAAGCAGGGGAATCTGCACGCCAAACAATTAAGGAAGTCCGTGATATTATTGGATTTAAAAAATTTTACTAA
- a CDS encoding aldo/keto reductase, which produces MQNNKLGKSNLRISTIGFGCMSIRKSLTISTHLKIIKQAFEGGINYFDTADLYDHGWNEEFLGQAVAGFRKDVILATKVGNRWRADGNGWDWKASKPYIIKTVETSLSRLKTDYIDLYQLHGGTIEDPIDEIIEAFETLVQQGKIRYYGLSSIRPNVIRSYAEKSNIVSVMMQLNLLDHRPEEEILEYLQQRQIGVVARGTIAKGLLIDKPAERYLQFTAGEVLHAAKNIKKLAMEKKTVALQIAIAYAKSHPAVAAAVMGVRTKAQLESILEIANVVDGLEESDIKQLKNGVRTFKYIEHR; this is translated from the coding sequence ATGCAGAACAATAAATTAGGGAAATCCAATCTACGGATTTCGACTATCGGATTTGGATGTATGTCCATCCGAAAAAGTTTGACCATATCTACCCATTTAAAAATAATCAAGCAGGCATTTGAAGGTGGTATCAATTACTTTGATACCGCCGACCTGTATGATCATGGGTGGAATGAAGAGTTCTTGGGACAAGCTGTAGCAGGTTTTCGCAAGGATGTGATATTGGCGACGAAAGTGGGCAACCGATGGCGAGCTGATGGCAACGGATGGGATTGGAAAGCCTCTAAACCTTACATAATCAAGACCGTGGAGACTTCTCTTTCGAGGTTGAAGACCGACTATATCGATCTATATCAGTTGCATGGAGGCACTATCGAGGATCCCATTGATGAGATTATTGAAGCCTTTGAAACGCTTGTCCAACAAGGAAAGATAAGGTACTATGGACTGTCCAGTATACGTCCCAATGTGATTCGGAGCTATGCCGAAAAATCGAATATTGTCAGTGTCATGATGCAGCTCAATTTGTTGGATCATAGACCCGAAGAAGAAATATTAGAATATCTGCAGCAGCGGCAGATTGGCGTCGTGGCTAGGGGAACCATTGCTAAGGGCTTATTGATCGACAAACCTGCAGAGCGTTATCTGCAATTTACGGCAGGGGAGGTACTTCATGCAGCTAAGAATATCAAGAAATTAGCGATGGAGAAAAAAACTGTTGCCCTGCAGATCGCAATTGCATATGCAAAGAGTCATCCGGCCGTAGCTGCCGCAGTGATGGGGGTACGGACGAAGGCGCAGTTAGAATCGATTTTAGAGATTGCCAATGTAGTGGATGGATTGGAGGAGTCTGACATAAAGCAACTTAAAAATGGTGTTAGAACGTTCAAATATATCGAACATCGCTAA
- the thiH gene encoding 2-iminoacetate synthase ThiH, whose protein sequence is MNRQFIEILKQYKWEDVKEKIYNIHEQDVRKSLSKTKRNLDDFLHFLSPAARPFLEEMAQKSHEATKKRFGKTIQLYAPLYLSNECQNICTYCGFSMDNKIRRKTLNDSELLEEAKYLKSRGFDHILLVTGEANHTVNVFYFLHAITLIKPYFSNISIEVQPLSEPEYQLLYQAGVSSVLVYQETYHREVYKIYHPKGKKSNFDFRLDTPDRIGRAEIHKVGLGVLLGLEDWRVDSFMNALHLDYLQQTYWKTKYSVSFPRLRPAEGVIKPNFHMEDRDLVQLICAYRLWNEYLEISISTRESEHFRNHIIPLGVTTMSAESKTNPGGYTVDPQSLEQFEISDERSILDIQQLISAHGYEPIMKDWDSAFH, encoded by the coding sequence ATGAATAGACAATTCATTGAAATACTGAAACAGTATAAATGGGAAGACGTGAAAGAAAAGATATACAATATCCACGAGCAAGATGTAAGAAAGTCACTTTCCAAGACTAAGCGAAATCTAGATGACTTCCTCCATTTCCTATCCCCAGCAGCAAGGCCATTCTTGGAAGAGATGGCGCAAAAGAGTCACGAAGCCACAAAAAAAAGATTTGGAAAGACCATCCAACTTTATGCGCCTTTATATCTAAGCAACGAGTGTCAGAATATCTGCACCTACTGTGGTTTCAGTATGGACAACAAAATCAGGCGAAAAACACTCAATGACAGCGAACTGCTTGAAGAAGCCAAATATCTGAAATCGAGAGGATTTGACCATATCCTATTGGTAACAGGGGAGGCTAACCATACCGTCAATGTATTCTATTTTCTACATGCAATTACGCTTATAAAACCTTACTTTTCCAACATATCTATAGAGGTACAACCCTTGAGTGAGCCTGAATATCAGCTGCTTTATCAAGCGGGAGTATCATCAGTATTGGTTTATCAAGAGACCTATCATCGTGAGGTATACAAGATCTATCATCCCAAGGGCAAAAAATCGAATTTTGATTTCAGGCTCGATACCCCCGACCGAATCGGGCGAGCCGAAATCCATAAGGTCGGACTCGGTGTCCTCCTAGGCTTGGAGGACTGGCGAGTAGACAGCTTCATGAATGCACTTCATCTGGACTATTTGCAACAAACATATTGGAAAACCAAATACTCAGTTTCATTTCCTCGTCTACGCCCCGCAGAAGGTGTTATCAAACCCAATTTCCATATGGAAGATAGAGATTTGGTTCAGTTAATCTGCGCTTATCGACTATGGAACGAATATTTGGAAATTTCGATTTCTACTCGCGAAAGTGAGCATTTCAGAAACCATATCATCCCTTTAGGAGTGACCACCATGAGTGCAGAATCCAAAACCAATCCAGGGGGATATACCGTAGACCCACAATCTCTAGAACAATTTGAAATATCCGATGAACGCAGTATCCTAGACATCCAACAATTAATCAGTGCTCACGGTTACGAACCCATCATGAAAGATTGGGATAGCGCATTCCATTAA
- a CDS encoding thiazole synthase, which produces MDKLTIADRQFTSRLFMGSGKFGTGLNFEKAVLASESELVTLALKRINVQEKHDHLLNHLTAPHINLLPNTSGARNAREAILAAQLAREALETNWIKLEIHPDPHYLLPDPIETLLAAEELVKQGFVVLPYIHADPVLCKRLEEVGIQAVMPLGAPIGSNKGLKTLDFLEIIIEQSNVPVIIDAGIGAPSDAAQAMELGADAVLVNTAIAIADDPVRMARAFNLAVQAGRMAYHAKLANIGTKAQASSPFTAFLNT; this is translated from the coding sequence ATGGATAAATTAACAATTGCAGACCGTCAATTCACCTCTCGTCTTTTCATGGGATCCGGTAAATTCGGTACAGGACTCAATTTTGAAAAAGCCGTGTTAGCATCAGAGAGCGAACTCGTGACTCTTGCTTTAAAACGTATAAATGTGCAAGAAAAACACGACCATTTACTGAATCATCTAACCGCACCTCACATCAATCTTCTTCCTAACACTTCGGGGGCACGCAATGCAAGAGAAGCTATACTCGCTGCTCAGCTAGCTCGAGAAGCATTAGAAACCAATTGGATTAAATTGGAAATCCATCCAGACCCTCATTATCTCTTACCAGACCCTATCGAGACACTCCTTGCTGCCGAAGAATTGGTCAAACAGGGATTTGTTGTCCTCCCGTACATACATGCTGACCCTGTCCTGTGCAAGCGACTAGAAGAAGTGGGAATACAAGCCGTAATGCCGCTTGGCGCTCCCATCGGTAGCAATAAAGGACTCAAAACATTAGATTTTTTAGAAATAATAATAGAACAGAGCAATGTTCCCGTCATTATTGACGCGGGTATAGGTGCACCCTCCGATGCCGCTCAAGCAATGGAATTAGGCGCAGATGCAGTATTGGTGAATACAGCCATAGCAATAGCCGACGACCCTGTCAGGATGGCACGGGCCTTTAATTTGGCTGTACAGGCAGGTAGGATGGCCTACCATGCCAAATTAGCGAACATAGGGACCAAAGCTCAAGCATCTAGTCCATTTACAGCATTTCTAAACACTTAG
- a CDS encoding TetR/AcrR family transcriptional regulator: MGKKRDSERTKERLLSAVDKIVKTKGFQELKVLNIESVSGIDKKLIYFHFTDLKGLISAYLTRTDFWMNIDTPEDATLDKDLALGVLLKQFDEISSNKKLQNVLIWELAQKDPLLRKLADSREKRGEGLLKAYEESFAGTDVDFRAISALLIGGIYYLNLHYLYNGSKFCGLDFKKQEDKARVKKSLDVLLTPLFDQKKRKKK, encoded by the coding sequence ATGGGAAAAAAGAGAGACAGCGAGCGTACGAAAGAAAGATTGCTATCAGCAGTCGATAAAATCGTAAAAACAAAAGGGTTTCAGGAGCTGAAAGTCCTTAACATAGAGAGTGTGTCGGGGATTGATAAGAAGCTCATTTATTTTCATTTTACGGACTTAAAGGGATTGATATCAGCTTATTTGACCCGTACTGACTTTTGGATGAATATAGATACACCTGAAGATGCAACACTTGATAAAGATCTTGCGCTAGGTGTCTTGTTGAAGCAATTTGACGAAATTAGCAGCAATAAAAAGTTACAAAATGTGCTCATTTGGGAGCTCGCTCAAAAGGATCCCTTGCTTCGTAAGTTAGCGGACTCGCGTGAGAAAAGAGGAGAAGGATTATTGAAAGCGTACGAAGAATCATTTGCTGGAACGGATGTTGACTTTCGGGCGATCAGTGCACTTTTGATTGGAGGTATTTACTACCTTAATCTACACTATCTATACAATGGCAGTAAATTTTGTGGACTGGACTTTAAAAAACAAGAGGACAAAGCTCGGGTAAAAAAATCACTAGACGTATTACTCACTCCTTTGTTTGATCAGAAAAAAAGAAAGAAGAAATAG
- the kdsB gene encoding 3-deoxy-manno-octulosonate cytidylyltransferase: MRTIGIIPARYASSRFPGKPLIDIGGKSMIQRVYSQVRQTAGLHEVIVATDDQRILEHVQSFGGNAMMTSTAHESGTDRCAEVINKISGFDIAINIQGDEPFISPLQIELLLSCFQSADTQIATLVKEVKSEEELWNNNTPKVVRNLKGEAIYFSRQTIPFIRREAQDQWLSSHKFYKHIGIYGYRTDVLKELALLGISELEKAEALEQLRWIENGYRIQTALTDHETVAVDTPDDLASIIDRYFK, translated from the coding sequence ATGAGAACTATAGGCATCATTCCCGCGCGGTATGCATCATCTAGATTTCCTGGAAAACCCCTCATCGATATTGGAGGTAAATCCATGATTCAGCGTGTATATAGCCAGGTCAGACAAACGGCGGGGCTTCATGAAGTCATCGTCGCCACAGATGACCAACGGATTCTGGAACATGTCCAAAGTTTTGGAGGAAACGCGATGATGACCTCTACAGCGCACGAGTCTGGCACCGATCGTTGTGCAGAAGTCATCAACAAAATAAGTGGATTTGACATCGCTATTAATATACAGGGAGATGAGCCCTTCATCAGTCCGCTCCAAATCGAATTATTGCTTTCCTGCTTTCAATCAGCAGACACACAAATTGCAACTTTGGTAAAAGAAGTAAAGAGCGAAGAAGAGTTATGGAATAACAATACACCAAAAGTAGTGCGCAACCTCAAAGGGGAAGCAATCTACTTTAGTAGACAGACCATCCCCTTTATCCGTCGTGAGGCACAAGACCAATGGTTGTCAAGCCACAAATTCTATAAACATATCGGCATCTATGGATACCGCACGGATGTCCTCAAAGAGCTAGCCCTATTGGGTATATCAGAGCTTGAAAAAGCCGAGGCGCTTGAACAACTAAGATGGATTGAAAATGGTTATCGGATACAAACAGCACTTACCGATCATGAAACCGTAGCAGTAGATACACCCGATGACCTGGCCAGTATTATAGATCGCTATTTCAAATAA
- a CDS encoding FKBP-type peptidyl-prolyl cis-trans isomerase translates to MKKVLAVSFLAALTWSATAQTKKKVNTTKKTTVTKTATKTAATQGLMLKNSSDSVSYALGYDIGSSIKSMGLDLNLDVMKMALEDVMKGKDGKFTKEQNVEFIRNAMQNAAEKKNETARKAEEEFLTANKTKAGIQVTSEGVQYEIITDAAGAKPTRDDEVKVHYKGSLLDGKTFDSSYDRGEPIELSLGNVIEGWKIGIPLMSVGAKYRFYIPSKLGYGPNGSGPIPGNSTLIFEVELLEIKKAEGENVAIEDAEQ, encoded by the coding sequence ATGAAAAAAGTATTGGCCGTCAGTTTTTTAGCTGCGCTAACATGGAGTGCTACAGCACAGACAAAGAAAAAAGTGAATACGACAAAAAAAACAACGGTCACTAAAACAGCGACTAAAACAGCTGCGACACAGGGACTGATGCTGAAAAATTCATCTGACTCGGTTTCTTATGCATTGGGATATGATATCGGTTCTTCTATTAAGTCAATGGGGCTAGACCTTAATCTTGACGTCATGAAAATGGCTTTGGAGGATGTGATGAAGGGCAAAGATGGTAAATTTACAAAGGAGCAGAACGTAGAATTTATCCGCAATGCTATGCAAAATGCTGCCGAGAAAAAGAATGAAACAGCTCGGAAGGCCGAAGAAGAGTTTTTGACGGCGAATAAAACAAAGGCTGGTATACAAGTGACCTCCGAAGGAGTGCAGTATGAGATTATCACGGATGCTGCGGGGGCAAAACCTACTCGAGACGACGAAGTGAAAGTACACTACAAAGGTTCACTATTGGATGGCAAAACGTTTGATAGCTCGTACGATCGCGGAGAGCCTATTGAATTGAGCTTAGGGAATGTCATTGAGGGATGGAAGATCGGTATCCCCTTGATGTCCGTTGGAGCCAAATATAGATTTTATATTCCTTCAAAGCTAGGTTACGGTCCTAACGGATCTGGACCTATTCCGGGCAATAGTACGCTGATATTTGAAGTGGAGCTGCTCGAAATTAAAAAAGCGGAGGGAGAAAACGTGGCGATTGAAGATGCAGAACAATAA
- a CDS encoding HesA/MoeB/ThiF family protein — protein MLPRTEILRYKKHIMLPEIGIVGQEKIRDAKVLVVGAGGLGTAILPYLAAAGVGTIGIVDFDKIELDNLHRQILYGEKDICQKKIELAIKSLQTKHSTVTFIGHDIKLDGANAVSIIQGYDIVLDASDNFATRYLVNDTCVLLERTFVFGSVLNFQGQIAVFNHQGSKHLRDLFPLPPPPEDVPNCNDNGVIGTLPGIVGTMMAHEALKLIVGIPSLDNQFLIIDTLRMDFQKINF, from the coding sequence ATGCTCCCTAGAACAGAAATATTACGATACAAAAAACACATTATGCTTCCAGAAATTGGAATTGTGGGACAAGAGAAAATCAGAGATGCAAAAGTACTGGTAGTCGGGGCTGGCGGATTAGGAACTGCCATCCTCCCCTATCTAGCTGCAGCCGGAGTTGGCACAATTGGTATTGTCGACTTTGATAAGATAGAGCTAGATAATCTCCATCGACAAATCTTGTACGGAGAAAAGGATATCTGTCAGAAAAAAATAGAGTTGGCTATAAAATCACTCCAAACCAAGCATTCAACCGTGACTTTTATTGGCCATGACATCAAGCTTGATGGTGCTAACGCTGTATCTATCATACAAGGTTATGATATTGTATTGGATGCGAGTGACAACTTTGCTACCCGATATTTGGTTAACGATACATGCGTGTTATTAGAGCGGACTTTCGTATTTGGAAGTGTACTCAATTTTCAAGGACAGATAGCCGTATTTAACCATCAAGGTTCGAAGCATCTGAGAGACCTGTTCCCCCTACCCCCACCCCCAGAGGATGTGCCTAATTGTAACGATAATGGCGTAATCGGTACCCTACCTGGTATAGTTGGCACAATGATGGCACATGAGGCCTTGAAATTAATAGTCGGAATCCCTTCTTTAGACAATCAATTTCTTATTATAGACACCTTAAGAATGGACTTTCAAAAAATAAACTTTTAA
- a CDS encoding deoxynucleoside kinase → MHIAIVGNIGAGKTTLTQLLANHFKYEPQFEAADNNPYLEDFYADMKRWAFNLQIFFLNSRFRHIVQLQEKEINMIQDRTIYEDAYIFAENLFDMGLMSERDFENYSNIFQSIIHYIKPPDLLIYLKASVPTLVNNIQKRGRDYESGIRLDYLSKLNDKYDKWINNYKDGKVMILDKDKLDFTNNPEDLGFIIQKIEAELFGLF, encoded by the coding sequence ATGCATATTGCTATTGTGGGAAACATTGGTGCAGGTAAGACAACCTTGACTCAATTATTAGCCAATCATTTCAAATACGAGCCCCAATTTGAGGCCGCAGACAACAATCCCTATCTGGAAGACTTTTATGCAGATATGAAAAGATGGGCTTTTAATTTACAGATTTTCTTCCTGAACAGTAGATTTAGGCATATAGTCCAACTACAAGAGAAGGAAATCAACATGATTCAAGACCGGACGATTTACGAAGATGCCTATATATTTGCGGAGAACCTTTTCGATATGGGATTGATGAGTGAACGTGACTTCGAAAATTACAGCAATATTTTTCAAAGTATCATCCATTACATCAAACCACCGGATTTACTCATTTATCTCAAAGCTTCTGTCCCCACATTGGTCAACAATATTCAGAAAAGGGGACGTGATTATGAATCAGGTATCCGATTGGACTATCTATCTAAACTCAACGACAAATACGACAAATGGATCAACAACTATAAAGATGGGAAGGTGATGATCTTGGATAAAGACAAATTAGACTTCACTAACAATCCCGAAGACTTGGGCTTTATCATCCAAAAAATAGAAGCTGAATTATTTGGGTTATTTTAG
- a CDS encoding glycosyltransferase family protein, with protein MKVLYAVQGTGNGHLCRAMDIVPCLRKAAEVDVLVSGIQADIALPFEVKYRLHGLSFIFGKSGGVDLWRTFMSSTVRKFTQEIKSLPIEKYDLIINDFEPISAWACYSKDKPCIGLSHQIGALDSSSPKPEETDMLGKFIMKNYAPSSSSYGFHFKSYKDHIFTPVIRQSIREIDPEDHGHYTVYLPSYDDAHLLKHLGRFPDIRWEVFSKHNSRPFRMKNVSIQPINSDAFIKSMSTASGVLCGAGFETPAEALYLQKKLLVIPMKNQYEQHLNAAALEEMGVPVISSLKPKNEYAIESWLNSRRKIDVHYPDYTQEIIDKILNKHQ; from the coding sequence ATGAAAGTACTTTATGCTGTCCAAGGCACCGGAAATGGACATTTATGTCGTGCTATGGATATTGTCCCATGCTTACGGAAAGCTGCTGAAGTAGATGTGCTGGTGAGTGGTATTCAGGCCGATATTGCTCTTCCGTTTGAGGTTAAATATAGGCTTCATGGATTGAGTTTCATCTTTGGGAAATCGGGAGGGGTGGATTTATGGAGAACTTTTATGAGCTCTACCGTGCGCAAATTTACGCAAGAGATTAAGTCGTTGCCCATCGAAAAGTACGATTTGATTATCAACGATTTCGAACCTATATCCGCTTGGGCTTGCTATTCTAAAGATAAGCCTTGCATAGGGCTCAGTCACCAAATTGGTGCCCTGGACTCATCTAGTCCCAAACCTGAGGAAACGGATATGCTGGGTAAATTTATCATGAAAAACTATGCGCCGAGCTCATCCTCCTATGGATTTCATTTTAAATCTTATAAAGACCATATTTTTACACCAGTGATTAGGCAGTCGATACGGGAAATCGACCCCGAAGACCACGGACACTATACCGTATATCTTCCTTCCTATGATGATGCGCATCTGTTGAAGCATCTCGGGAGATTTCCGGACATCAGATGGGAAGTATTCAGCAAACATAATAGTAGACCCTTTCGGATGAAAAACGTGTCTATTCAGCCGATTAATAGTGATGCATTTATCAAGAGTATGTCTACAGCATCTGGGGTATTATGTGGGGCTGGATTCGAAACTCCAGCGGAGGCGCTATATTTGCAAAAGAAGCTATTGGTGATTCCTATGAAAAATCAATATGAGCAACACCTCAATGCCGCGGCTTTAGAAGAAATGGGCGTGCCGGTAATCAGCAGTTTGAAACCTAAGAATGAGTATGCCATTGAATCGTGGCTGAATAGTCGTCGCAAGATAGATGTCCATTACCCGGACTATACGCAAGAAATTATAGATAAAATCTTAAACAAACATCAATAA